In Candidatus Thermoplasmatota archaeon, the following are encoded in one genomic region:
- a CDS encoding deoxyhypusine synthase, with product MIPVKDMILNKKMSANELICQMYDAGGFTAKKIGEGVNILESMVKEGYKISLSFPACIIAAGTRGIIKEMVKHGIVNLIMTTCGTLDHDMARNWKNYYHGSFLMDDVELHRRKVNRLGNILVPNESYGTIIEEKMQELLGRMIKEKNEWGTREICWEMGKMLGEESILYWAWKRDVPVYVPGITDGAVGSQIWMFSQYHPFKIDLLKDEKELADIFFNDKEKMGALIIGGGISKHHLIWWNQFRGGLDSTVYITSSPEWDGSLSGARIREGISWGKLKEESKHVTIEGDATAILPLMAAALLERLDIE from the coding sequence ATGATACCTGTCAAAGATATGATACTGAATAAAAAAATGAGTGCCAATGAGTTAATTTGCCAGATGTACGATGCAGGCGGTTTTACTGCAAAAAAAATTGGTGAGGGAGTGAATATACTTGAAAGCATGGTAAAGGAGGGCTACAAAATAAGCCTTTCATTTCCTGCATGCATAATCGCCGCAGGAACGAGGGGAATTATAAAAGAGATGGTAAAACACGGCATAGTAAATCTTATTATGACCACATGCGGCACGCTTGACCATGATATGGCCAGAAACTGGAAGAATTATTACCATGGTTCTTTTCTGATGGATGATGTTGAACTTCACAGAAGAAAGGTGAATAGGCTGGGAAATATTCTCGTTCCAAACGAAAGTTACGGGACGATAATAGAAGAAAAAATGCAGGAGCTGCTGGGCCGTATGATCAAAGAAAAAAATGAGTGGGGTACAAGAGAAATTTGCTGGGAGATGGGAAAGATGCTTGGCGAGGAATCGATATTGTACTGGGCATGGAAAAGGGATGTACCTGTATATGTCCCGGGCATAACAGACGGTGCTGTAGGCTCCCAGATATGGATGTTTTCCCAATACCATCCATTCAAAATCGATTTATTGAAGGACGAAAAAGAACTGGCGGATATATTTTTCAATGATAAGGAAAAAATGGGGGCTCTCATAATCGGAGGGGGCATATCAAAGCACCATTTGATATGGTGGAACCAGTTCCGGGGGGGTCTTGATAGCACGGTTTATATAACGTCATCGCCGGAATGGGACGGCTCCCTTTCTGGAGCGAGAATCAGGGAAGGAATCTCATGGGGGAAGTTGAAAGAGGAATCGAAGCATGTAACAATAGAAGGGGATGCAACTGCCATCCTCCCTCTTATGGCTGCTGC